ACAGCTCTGTCCTTGGGTCTCTTGTTGTGGATTTGGGGCTGCTGGCTTTCTTCATCACACAGCACAGTCTGCTGGCCTGGTCACCTGTAAAACAGGCCCTCCAGTCAGTGCTGGGGGCCCTGAACAGGACAGCATACTGCTTCACCACAGTGCTGGCACTCCAGGTACAACAACACAATTCTAATTGAATACAGTACATTGTCATTTTACTGCACTTGCAAGAGTGCAACTTCTAACAGGAGTTACAGTTGAACATGTTTTGGGTTTCATATTGGATCTTGTTTCTCTACACCACTCTATGGCTCTATCATTCTAATGTACCCTGTGTTAGATCTTGATGCGTTACTGGCAGCCTGTGACTGGCGCCCCCTGTCTGTGGTCAGTGCGTCATGCACCCTGGAGTATCTGGTTCCCTCTGCTCTGCTTCAGTCTGCACTTCCTCTGCTGGGCAATCATCTGCAGCATCCTCATGATCTTTGACTACCCTGAACTGCTGGGCATCAAGCAGGTAACTTATcagtattacatttaaattttttttaaacaggcatTTATCCTGTGTATGACAGTTGAGAAgtgaaagacacacaaagagagaagtGGATTAATATTTGATAAAGATCCACAAATGATTACAGTATATGCTATGTAGTGTTACGTTAATCACAAGGCCACAAGATGGCctgttatttaaatgtaaaacaaaaggtGGAAATTAAAGTTTGCAGAACAAACATTCATTAGTTCCACATTTTATTCTTTGTAgctctgtagcttttgaggaggagggggggcaaggtggaggctgggggtgtggccttgacctaCTGCGACTTTGCTTAtgtgaaagccatgatgtctctctctcattggcgggccaaattctctgggcgggaaaagcagaaaaaactgAGGTAACATtgccttatgacctcataaggggcaagattccagattggctcatctgagcttttatgATATGTATGCatggctgggggaactcatattattaaaaacaaaaaaactaataaagtgaaatattcatgccatgggacctttaactcaGTAGTGTGTGATTAATTTTAGTTTCTTACACATTGCTCTGCCATAACTAAaaggcatacagtatgtatcacAAAAGTTGAGGAAGATGTAGTGCTGTGTacttctgatatgttcataattaaatgtgaaatgtatcacattacattttctggCAACATTTTCAGTTGTGATTAGACTTCCATTACTACCATCTGTGTTTATAAGAACAAGCTGTCAGAATTGAACTTTTAGCCCCTACATATTTTATACCAGACAAACCTCATCACGCTCAGATGAAGACCTCAAAAGCACAAACATCCTAATTAGTTCAACCACTAACTCTTTCACGTCTTCATCCAGGATTGATATCCTCATTTTGATATGATGCTAAAACAACAacttgataaaataaaataaaaaaaatagagtgAAGCAGGGAGTATGTAAGTTGTGACAGTGATTATTAAAACCTCTAAATTATTATGTAAACACTTGTCTTGACTTGTTATTGGTGCTTCTGCTTAAGCTAATtggtctctctcctcctcaccctTTCCTCCCCTCTGCTCCCTCAGGTGTATTACAGTTGTCTCGGTTTAGGGGACCCCCTGTCCCATAAGTCACCTGGTGCTCAGCGCCTCCTGTCTCACCTCCGCCACCCAGTGTGCGTGGAGCTGGGCGTGGTGCTGTGGCTTCTGCCAGCGTTATCCCTGGACAGGCTCCTGCTGGCGGCGACGCTGTCAACCTATCTGGCCCTGGCACACTCTCTGGACAAACAGGATGTAAGCTACCTCTGCGTCCAGCTTAACAGCAAGCTGCAGCTCTTTGCCGAGCTGCACCATGGCAGCTCTGTCGCCAGCGACCACAAGGACAGGTGAAGCGAAGGTGCTCTTACTGCTGCGATGTGAAACTGGCTGCTGTTTTACAATTATTAGAAACTGAGTTCTCAAAAAGCCGGGTTATCTGCTGCGCTAAATAATAATGACACTGCTTGAcactaatactttttttttaatgttctcttTTCACTGTGTATGAGATTTTATGAAGGAGATTTTATTCCTACATTTGATaacacaattattattttttatttttgagaatATTTCTATATATTCTGATTAAATGTAGGAACAAATTCTCAAATATATGgagtttatttggtttatgatacagtatattttttatagGCATGTTAGGTTCCAACTGTAGGTACAACGTATTTCTCTGACCACTTATTTTCAAGTTTAATTGTACTTGAAAAAGAATGTACCACTGAGGTTTAACACTgtcaaaaagcacaaaaatgcAGCCTTCATTTTCAGAATTTGCAGCTATAATGAATAACAAATTGCATTTCCAAGATTATGAATGTAGTTCCTCAGTTGCTTTATGTTATGTTGGGGACACATCAACAGTATCGTCATGAACAAAGTGAATACAGTTGGTATTTCAAACATCAAATCACTGTAATCTTTGTTACTGTAATCTTACATTTAACATGTAGTGTATGCTAGTACTAGTTGTCTGCATTGTGTTCACTGTAATgacaaaaataactattttcaaGACCATGTTGAATAAATGTGATAAGCTGTATACTGTAGGTGTTTGACATGCTTTTGGTCTATTTGCAATCTTTTATATTCGAGGTGTTTCTGATATGGGGTGGACAATATGATAGAAACACCTGTGAGTGTAACACAATACAACTCAACAGCACCACAAGCTCCCTCCAAAATGATCATacagttgaatcaacacctttCAGACTGACTGTAGAGATAACAACAAACATGGAGATTGTGACATTAAGATGACATTTTTCAGTAATCTCCTGCTTGCACCAAAACAAATAGTTGGTGAAATAGGCCTATGTAAAGAATACTCATATTGAAACATATTTGCTTGGCTGTCCAAACATAAATTGAGAAATCCTCGAAAATTGtacaagaagaaagaaataatattaacaaaCTCAATTCCTGAAACTGCAccatgctttttcttttaaaacattaaccCAGACAACTTAAAATACCGAAATGATCAAAATCTTACTTTTGTTTGTGAAGAACATAACCGGAAACCTGCAGGTGAATGTATATTTGGTTTCACTAAGATGCCTATTGTTTGATTTATCATGTAAAGTTATGTATATTTTagcttctttcttctttaccATTTTCAGCTGTTTTCAGAACAACAGTGGATACGGTTATGTTTTACAGCCTATTCACTTGTCTTGTTAAAATTCAAGGAAGCAGAGTTGCATGTTCTGgcatgaaaaatgcaaatagaaaactagtaaatgatttttaaaaacacgCCATGTGAGGGAGGTTGATCTCACTCCCTGATGGAGGAGCTGCAGGTAAACTCTTGCAGCTCCTCCATCCACTGCCGTGCTGACTCCATAGCCCGTTTCAcacccccctccacctccacatCTTTTCCAATTAGCCCTGCGGGACAGAGGGATGAGAcgagggtgggggtgggaggTTGCTGCCCGGGCAGACGGCTACAGTATGTTCTTTAAACGCCTTTTGGTCCGACAATATGGTGTGTGCCACTAAACTCCCCTGACGGAATTTAATGGAATTATCGGATTACAGTGCTGCAGCTCTGAAGCTGGACATTTTTACTACTATACCGACAACGGAGGTGTTTTCATGCTCTGATGGACAGTCGGGTCGTTGGGTGATTTGACGTCTTTTTAAAACTCTAGATTAATCTGTTACATATTAACGATAGTGGTTCTCGAGGAGTGGAGTGCATTACGCACAGCCAAAACGCGCAAGTGGAGATGACAACTGTAAAGTCGGAGCGGATGATTTCTTCGGGTTTTTGGTGAGTCTGATAAAACACTTTCATCCTAAATATTACACAAAGTCAGAGAGTGGATTTCTGTTACAGGTGCATTATGTTAATTTAATAACTCTATGgatagtattttctttttttaaagatgaaagtGTGACTCAGTGTGACCTGACTCAGACAACATGTCAACTAGGACTGCAGGCTTGTATAGTCAAATATCCCACAATGTGATTTGCATCTTTCTATTTGCCATTAAACACTATAAATACCTATAAACTTGATATGACACTCAAATATTTTGAAGTTGTATTCTTCATTATGCTCCAAAAGTTCAATTTGGAGAATGGCCACCTGTATTTAACATGGTTGTGAGAGAGAACTgattttaattcataatttttttatttgcagacaTTACCCAGAGGCTCAGCAGAATCCGGCAACTATCTTGTTCAAAACCTGTTTTGGCTATGTCTGTCTCCTCTCTGCCGGAATGGAAACAACTCCTgctggagaaaaagaggagagaggaggaggagcgagagaggagagggaaagaggaggaggagaagttTGCCAGCATGCCCGCCTGGAAGCGAGGGATCATCCAGCGGAGGAAGGCGAAGCAGGACAATTTGGGTGACAGAGAAAAGGATAGAGATATGTGTCTGCTGCAGGTCGATGTCAGATCGGATAGTCTAAGTGACATAGATAGCTTTGTGACAGTCAGTTTAGAAAGTGAATCATCACTTAGTCCAGATCCAGGGCAATGGCTGGATGCAGACCTCAAACCAGAGAGTCAGGTGTCCATAGAAACTATAGTTCCAGTTCATGAAAACCCATTTATTCGCACACAGAGTGCTTGGAGAAAGGGCAGGGATATAGAAGGGGGGAACGAGCCGGAAGttaaggagagggagaaagacaaatTGAGCCCCAAGGGTCAAGATGGGGActcaggaagagaaagagatatAGAGCTGAAAATAGAGAGATTCAGAGATTTAAGTGAGGGACGGGAAAAAGAGAGGAGCAGGGACAGGAGtcaaggaagagaaagagagaatagcAACCAATGGAAAGAGTCAATTCAATATGCAGGCAGGGAGCGGGAATTCCTTAAAGTTAGAAGAGACgatgaggaaaaagaaacagatcCGCCATCTAATTCCTTTTCTCACCACATCCCATGTCTTCGTACTATCCGAGCCGACAATATCATCATCATTGAACAGGACAGGAAGGGCAGCGACGAGAGACGGGGTAGATGGAGGGAGACGGAGAGGGAGAGGCCCGAGGAGGACCAGGggaagagagggatgaagaTGGACTTGAGGGAGATCCTGGCCGGAGGAGGGAGCATCACTGAGATCCGAGCCTCTGAGGTTCTGATCATAAAGCCCTCTGCAAGCCCTGAAGAAAGAAGtccagaaggaggaggaaggagtgGTTCTGGTAGGGATGATGGAGAGATAAAGTGCAGCATGGATGAAAAGAGGGAGAGTTTTAGCAGAGAGCTCAGAACAGATATGTCCTGgctgagagaaaaagataaagagagacCATGGGGCCAGGCGACAGTTATTAAAGACGACAGAAAGGACAGCTTGGATGATAATTTGTTCGTTGATAGAGGCGGGAGGGTTAGCCAGCTAGTCAGCAAGTTCGGACAGTACCCCAAGCCTCCATCTCGATCCAAAAGCTCCGATAATTTCATCCGGCCCGGGAGGAGAAAATATTCAGGAGATGAAGATGACCTGCGATCTGAGGCAGACGAGAGGAATATGCTCACGAAAGGTGTGCCGAGACGCTCATTGAGCTTCTCTGATCGTGTCATTTGTGCTAAAGAGAATGGTTTAGATGACAATGGGTATTTTGAGAGGAAAAGGCGTGAGAGGATACATTCAGAGAAGACCACAGCGCTGTGGGTTGATGTTGCAGGCTTAGGGAAGGAAACCACAACAAAGTGCAAACTGGGGTGCACACCGCTTTTAGATAAAGACCAGTTTAGAAATCATAgagataaacatttaaaacatgaggATGAGAAGGGGATGCCCATGCAAAGCAGAAATGAAGCAGAAGTGTGTTTCTCCATCCAACACAGGAGCGAAGTTAAGAAAGTGGAGCCTGTTGACACAAGGGCTGCAAAAAGGGCATGTGATGCAGATGGAGACGAGGGGTTCACGGTGGCATCGGTCAAAAACACAGAGGGAATCTCGTTTGCTAGAAGAGTTGCAATCAGGCAGGACGGGAAAGCAAGAGCTCAAAGAGAGGTGAAACGGCAAACAGGTGATACAAGTTTAGAAAAGGAGATGAGTGTAGAAAAAGATTCAGGGGAAGGAAGACAGATTGAGGGATTCGAAAGAACAATTCCACCTGAAACTTTATCGAAGAGTCACGTTGAATCCACTTTCACAGAGTGCTCCAGTCTGCTCTGTACTGTCACAGATAGGGCTAGAGACCCACATAGAGGGCCAGAGTGGATTGGTACAGGACCACAAGGACCTTACCTGACAAACTCTGTTTTGTCCCAACACACAGAAGAGCTTATAAGTAAAATAGAGCAAATAGGAGACACAACTGTTTATAGCAACGAGAAAGGAGAAAGGGCTCACAAGGCTTCGTGTGAAATGACCAAAGGATCAGATCAGGATCTTGGATTTGAGAACCTTATTCATGATGTAACTCCCAGATCTCCGAAAAAGATTCCACCCATGGTGATCTCTCCAGGTCCCCTCGAGATTCAAATCCCCAGAAGTGTGTTCTATGTTGCTGAAGAAatgctggagaaaaaaaaggctgtgaGTCAAAGCAACAAGGGGCAAGACTGGGACGTGGGTAAAGGGGTTGAGAGGAGGGCTAGCTGGAGGATCGGAAAACCCCTGAGCCGCATTGAGTCCCTGCGAGAGAAAATCAGACAAAGAGAGCTGGAGAGGCTGAGACAAAGGGAGGCACAAGATGGAGGCGGGAAGGAAGGTGCAGAGGTAAACGACACTCAGACAGCTGGGGACAGGCAGAACGAGAGGGGAACTGAAATAGAGAAAGAGTGGGAAGCTGCAGCTCATATGCGGAAGAAGCTGGTCGAAGCAGAGAGGGGACAGGAAAATGCAGTAGTACAGACAGCCACCATTGCTTTTGACGTCACACAGGAAGTTGCCATGTTGAAAACCTGCCTTCAACTTCCTGCTTCTGTCCCACAGTCACAAGCTGTCAGAGCAGAGGAAGTAACGAGCGGCTACATCACGGATGCCTCTGTAGTTGTCTCTGACAGCTTTCAGATATCTGAGGATGAAAACAAGCCCCTGAAACATGTGGAAGAAGAGCTGAGGCGCCACAGGGGTCAATACGGGAGTAGaaaagaaggggaggaggaggaggaggaagaggagaagaaggaaaaggagttctcagaagaggaagaagaggaataTACATCGCCTGTGcaatctctctcccctttgCCGCCTCATCTCAGCTCCCTCGCAACCATGAGTAGGATCTACAACTTGGAAACAGTTGGCTCAAGGTCAGGCTTGTGTCTGAGGGAGAGGACTGTAGACATCCCATCAGTGCACCTGGTTAAAGGGAAGCCCATTGTGTCAAGCGCACAGCAGGGGGAGAGTAAAGCATTCTCGGGTAAGGACATTTGCGGGGTTCAGACAATACAACGACAGATAGAGCAGTTTCAGCTGAAAGAGCAGGAAACACTGAAGTCTTGCATGTCATCAAACACCCCTTTtaaggacagagagacaaaggggCAACAAAGCCCCAGAGGAGCATTAAAGCACCAGGTTGAGGATGATGGCAAGACCCCAGAGAAAGATCAAGAAACGTCAGAATTGAGCCCAAAAGTGTCTCCTTGCCGTGTTGGTTCTCCAACATCTCAGCTCAAACAATCTAACCAAACTACCACCGTCACCCCGTCACTTCTCAGGAGCCCATCCCCGGACAATACTCTGAAACCCTCGGATCACGCGCCGACCCCGGCCTCCTCCCCAAGCTCCCTTTCTCCTGCCCAATCTCCTAGTGTCTCTCCATCTCCGACCCCATCGCCTGCCCTCTTCTCTATCAGGAGTGCCTCTGGAGGTCAAGTGAAGAGAGGTGCCACCATGACTATCACTCCAAAAAAGCCTGCCAGAGGAGGAGTGACGGGGCCTACAACGGGGTCCACTGCAGGAGGGTCGAAATCAGCCAAAACCTCATCGCAGCAGGTTCAGACGACTTCTTCTGTGGCCGAGCCAGTGAAGAAGAAGTACCCCACAGTGGAGGAGATCAAGGTGATTGGCGGATATCAGAATCTGGAGAGGTCCTGTCTGATCAAGAACAGAGAGTCTCAGAAAAGGGTGAGTG
The genomic region above belongs to Etheostoma cragini isolate CJK2018 chromosome 14, CSU_Ecrag_1.0, whole genome shotgun sequence and contains:
- the nrm gene encoding nurim; translation: MASVTIRGWALWTVSLLNFAFVSISGADFIRFISFRAIYHNITGETTLCQDSIPWSVALQDSSVLGSLVVDLGLLAFFITQHSLLAWSPVKQALQSVLGALNRTAYCFTTVLALQILMRYWQPVTGAPCLWSVRHAPWSIWFPLLCFSLHFLCWAIICSILMIFDYPELLGIKQVYYSCLGLGDPLSHKSPGAQRLLSHLRHPVCVELGVVLWLLPALSLDRLLLAATLSTYLALAHSLDKQDVSYLCVQLNSKLQLFAELHHGSSVASDHKDR
- the ppp1r18 gene encoding uncharacterized protein ppp1r18 isoform X1, which translates into the protein MSVSSLPEWKQLLLEKKRREEEERERRGKEEEEKFASMPAWKRGIIQRRKAKQDNLGDREKDRDMCLLQVDVRSDSLSDIDSFVTVSLESESSLSPDPGQWLDADLKPESQVSIETIVPVHENPFIRTQSAWRKGRDIEGGNEPEVKEREKDKLSPKGQDGDSGRERDIELKIERFRDLSEGREKERSRDRSQGRERENSNQWKESIQYAGREREFLKVRRDDEEKETDPPSNSFSHHIPCLRTIRADNIIIIEQDRKGSDERRGRWRETERERPEEDQGKRGMKMDLREILAGGGSITEIRASEVLIIKPSASPEERSPEGGGRSGSGRDDGEIKCSMDEKRESFSRELRTDMSWLREKDKERPWGQATVIKDDRKDSLDDNLFVDRGGRVSQLVSKFGQYPKPPSRSKSSDNFIRPGRRKYSGDEDDLRSEADERNMLTKGVPRRSLSFSDRVICAKENGLDDNGYFERKRRERIHSEKTTALWVDVAGLGKETTTKCKLGCTPLLDKDQFRNHRDKHLKHEDEKGMPMQSRNEAEVCFSIQHRSEVKKVEPVDTRAAKRACDADGDEGFTVASVKNTEGISFARRVAIRQDGKARAQREVKRQTGDTSLEKEMSVEKDSGEGRQIEGFERTIPPETLSKSHVESTFTECSSLLCTVTDRARDPHRGPEWIGTGPQGPYLTNSVLSQHTEELISKIEQIGDTTVYSNEKGERAHKASCEMTKGSDQDLGFENLIHDVTPRSPKKIPPMVISPGPLEIQIPRSVFYVAEEMLEKKKAVSQSNKGQDWDVGKGVERRASWRIGKPLSRIESLREKIRQRELERLRQREAQDGGGKEGAEVNDTQTAGDRQNERGTEIEKEWEAAAHMRKKLVEAERGQENAVVQTATIAFDVTQEVAMLKTCLQLPASVPQSQAVRAEEVTSGYITDASVVVSDSFQISEDENKPLKHVEEELRRHRGQYGSRKEGEEEEEEEEKKEKEFSEEEEEEYTSPVQSLSPLPPHLSSLATMSRIYNLETVGSRSGLCLRERTVDIPSVHLVKGKPIVSSAQQGESKAFSGKDICGVQTIQRQIEQFQLKEQETLKSCMSSNTPFKDRETKGQQSPRGALKHQVEDDGKTPEKDQETSELSPKVSPCRVGSPTSQLKQSNQTTTVTPSLLRSPSPDNTLKPSDHAPTPASSPSSLSPAQSPSVSPSPTPSPALFSIRSASGGQVKRGATMTITPKKPARGGVTGPTTGSTAGGSKSAKTSSQQVQTTSSVAEPVKKKYPTVEEIKVIGGYQNLERSCLIKNRESQKRGKVCFNEDQLEQVCEYPSETSLLACTPFPPDLWRTEKLQGEEMQEDEEAEVEEVAIMSKSTRNVGIATGGGLRVGQCHPLLKKHNV
- the ppp1r18 gene encoding uncharacterized protein ppp1r18 isoform X2 gives rise to the protein MSVSSLPEWKQLLLEKKRREEEERERRGKEEEEKFASMPAWKRGIIQRRKAKQDNLGDREKDRDMCLLQVDVRSDSLSDIDSFVTVSLESESSLSPDPGQWLDADLKPESQVSIETIVPVHENPFIRTQSAWRKGRDIEGGNEPEVKEREKDKLSPKGQDGDSGRERDIELKIERFRDLSEGREKERSRDRSQGRERENSNQWKESIQYAGREREFLKVRRDDEEKETDPPSNSFSHHIPCLRTIRADNIIIIEQDRKGSDERRGRWRETERERPEEDQGKRGMKMDLREILAGGGSITEIRASEVLIIKPSASPEERSPEGGGRSGSGRDDGEIKCSMDEKRESFSRELRTDMSWLREKDKERPWGQATVIKDDRKDSLDDNLFVDRGGRVSQLVSKFGQYPKPPSRSKSSDNFIRPGRRKYSGDEDDLRSEADERNMLTKGVPRRSLSFSDRVICAKENGLDDNGYFERKRRERIHSEKTTALWVDVAGLGKETTTKCKLGCTPLLDKDQFRNHRDKHLKHEDEKGMPMQSRNEAEVCFSIQHRSEVKKVEPVDTRAAKRACDADGDEGFTVASVKNTEGISFARRVAIRQDGKARAQREVKRQTGDTSLEKEMSVEKDSGEGRQIEGFERTIPPETLSKSHVESTFTECSSLLCTVTDRARDPHRGPEWIGTGPQGPYLTNSVLSQHTEELISKIEQIGDTTVYSNEKGERAHKASCEMTKGSDQDLGFENLIHDVTPRSPKKIPPMVISPGPLEIQIPRSVFYVAEEMLEKKKAVSQSNKGQDWDVGKGVERRASWRIGKPLSRIESLREKIRQRELERLRQREAQDGGGKEGAEVNDTQTAGDRQNERGTEIEKEWEAAAHMRKKLVEAERGQENAVVQTATIAFDVTQEVAMLKTCLQLPASVPQSQAVRAEEVTSGYITDASVVVSDSFQISEDENKPLKHVEEELRRHRGQYGSRKEGEEEEEEEEKKEKEFSEEEEEEYTSPVQSLSPLPPHLSSLATMSRIYNLETVGSRSGLCLRERTVDIPSVHLVKGKPIVSSAQQGESKAFSGKDICGVQTIQRQIEQFQLKEQETLKSCMSSNTPFKDRETKGQQSPRGALKHQVEDDGKTPEKDQETSELSPKVSPCRVGSPTSQLKQSNQTTTVTPSLLRSPSPDNTLKPSDHAPTPASSPSSLSPAQSPSVSPSPTPSPALFSIRSASGGQVKRGATMTITPKKPARGGVTGPTTGSTAGGSKSAKTSSQQVQTTSSVAEPVKKKYPTVEEIKVIGGYQNLERSCLIKNRESQKRGKVCFNEDQLEQVCEYPSETSLLACTPFPPDLWRTEKLQGEEMQEDEEAEVEEVAIMSKSTRNVGIATGGGLRVDESCPR